Within Halonatronomonas betaini, the genomic segment TTTTAGTTTGAACAGAGAAGGTGCCAGGGAATTTGAGAATATAACCAGACAGCATATGGGACAACAGATGGGAGTTTATTTAGATGAAGAACAATTAACTAACCCAACTATCCAGGCTGTAATTAGAGATTCTGGTCAGATTACTGGTTATGACAGTGTTGAAGAAGCTCAGGAACATGCAATATTGATTCGTGAAGGTGCATTACCTGTTCCTGTTGAAGTAATTGAAAGTAGAACAGTTGGTCCTACTCTTGGAGCTATTGCTATTCAACAGAGTATTAGAGCAGGTTTATTGGGCTTACTTTTAGTTGCAGCTTATATCGCATTTTATTATAAATTCCCAGGTATTATTGCAGCTGCTTCTTTAATTATTTATGGTGTTTTATTTATGGGAACTCTATCAGGGTTACAGGCAGTGTTAACTTTACCTGGAATTGCTGGACTAATATTATCAATTGGTATGGCAGTAGATGCAAATATTATAATCTTTGAAAGAATAAAAGATGAGAGAAAGAGTGGAAAGACATTGAGAGCAGCTATTGATGCTGGATTCAAGAGGGCTTATATGACAATAGTTGATGCTAATGTAACTACTTTAATTACTGCCTCTATTTTAGCTTACTTTACCAGTGGAGCAATTAGAGGATTTGCTGTAACATTGATTATTGGTATTGTTTTAAGTATGTTCAATGCATTTTTTGTAACAAAAACGCTTATTGACTTGAGTTCTGGAACTAATTTGTTACAGTCTGCAAGTTCATTTGGTGTTAGGGAGGGGTAATTTCGAATGAAGTTTACTGAAAATCTTGATTTAATGTCAAAAAGAAAGTTATGGTTTACTATATCAGGTGCATTTATGGTATTAGCACTTTTATTTTTAGTCATAAGTGGCTTGAATTTAGGTATTGACTTTCAGGGTGGAAGTATAATTGAATACTCCTTTACTGAAGCAGTAGATACTGAACAGGTAAGAGGAGTATTACAGGAAATTAATATAGCTACTGAAGCTCAACTTCAGGACAGTGGAGATGCAGAAGAATATGGCGTTATTATTAGATCATCTGAACTAAGTCAGGAAGAGATTCAAGAAGTTAACGATGCTATGGCAGCAAACTTTGAAGGCACTGATTTATTGAGAAGTGAATCTATTGGAGCTGTTATAGGTGAAGAATTAAGAATGCAAGCATTATTAGCTTTATTAGTTGCTGCAATAGCAATTGTAATTTATATTAGTTTTAGATTTGAGTTTAAATTTGCAATTACTGCTTTAATGACTTTAGCCCATGATGTGGTCTTTACAATTGGGGTTTTTGCATTACTTGGTAGGGAGATAAATACAGCATTTATTGCAGCTTTATTAACTATAATTGGTTATTCAATAAATGATACTATTGTAATTTTTGATAGAATAAGAGAAAATATGAAGATCCATAAAAGGAGTTCATTTACAGAACTTGCAAATAGAGCAGTTGTTGATACTTTGCCAAGGTCAATAAACACCTCCATGACTACTTTAGTTGCTATTCTGGCAATTTATCTCTTTGGTGGAGCAGCGATACAGACATTTATGTTAGCTCTTTTTGTTGGTATGGCAGTCGGAACCTATTCATCTATATTTGTCGCCAGTCCTATTTTGGTTAGCTGGCAGGCTAAAGTTGAAACTGCAAAATAAAAACTTTAGGGGGATTTTAAATGGGTAAATTAGAAGAATTATTTTATCGTGGTATTGGTTCCCTTGATTTAACAGTTAATAAGTTAGAAGAGCTAGTTCAATCTTTAGTTGAAGAAGGAGAACTTACTAAGAAACAGGGTAAGGAACTGGTAGAACGCTGGCAAGAAAAAGGCGATGAGCAGAAAGATAAATTGGAAGATATCTTTGATGAAAAACTAGATGATTTAGGTGTTGTTAGAGTTGATGAGTTTGATAAATTAAAAGAACGGGTTGCTCGCATTGAAGGTAAATTAAGTAATATAGAAAATGGAGCATCTCAAAATAAGACAGAAATATAAAGTGGGATAATAATATGGCTTTAAATATCAGAAAAAAATATAAGCATCTTCAAAGGTATAGACAGATAAGCCAGGTGTTTGTAAAAAATGGCCTTGGATTTATTCTGGATAGATTTGACTTGAAGAAATTTGTCCCACTTAAAAAAAGATTTGAAATTAGTGAGACACCAGATGATATTAGTCTACCTGTTAGATTAAGGCAGGTATTTCAAGAATTAGGCCCAACTTATGTAAAGTTGGGCCAAATTTTGAGTACCAGGCCTGATATTTTTCCTCCTGAATATATATTAGAGTTTAAAAAGCTCCAGGATAAAGTACCTCCTGTGAGTTTTGAAAAGATAGATATGCTTTTAAAAGATGAGTTAGGCGATGATTACCAGGAAAATGTCTTTGAAACTTTTGAGGAGGAGGCTTCAGCAGGCGCTTCTATAGCTCAGACTCACAGAGCTATTTTAAGTAATGGCAATCCGGTTATGGTTAAGGTACAAAGGCCATATATCCAGGAAAAAATTAATGTTGATTTAGAAATAATTACGGACCTTGCTGAATTGGCTGTTGAAAGAAATATATTACCTGAGTTTATTGATCCAGTTGGCTTAGTTGAAGAATTCAAAGAAAGTTTGAAAAAAGAATTGAATTTTAAACAGGAATTAGCTAATATAAAAAGGTTTCAGGCAAATTTTGCAGATAATGATTCAATAATAAGCCCAAGAGTATATGAAAAATATTCAACTAAAAGGGTATTAATAATGGAAGAGATACAGGGTGAAAAATTAAGTGAAATTGAATCATATGAAAATATTGAAAATAAAAAACTTTCCAGGGTTGGAGCCCATTCATTTTTAAGACAGGTGATGATCCATGGGTTTTTCCATGCTGATCCTCATCCAGGTAATATTTTTATTATTGATGGGAATAAAATAGCCTATATTGATTTTGGTATGATGGGTCAGATATCAAGTGAGGACAGAGATTTATTTTCTTTGCTTTTTGCAGCATTATTAAGAAGAAATGTAGAAATAATTACTGATACAATTTTAGAAATTGGAGATATGCCGTCTGATTTAAATACCAGAAAGTTTAAATTAGATATAGAAGAATTTATTTATAATTATTATAATAGGAAACTAGAAGATATAAATTTTAAATTATTATTTGAAGATTTACAAAAGATTGTATTTAAGCATCATATAAGGCTTCCACAGGAGTTTTTCTTATTGTTTAGAGCTTTAAGCTTAAATGAAGGTGTTGGCGCAACCCTTGATCCTGAGTTTAATATAGTTGAAATTGGTAATGATTTTATTCAGGACCTGATTTATGATAGATTGAAACCTAATAATGTTTTTAAGAGAGCATCTTTAAAGCTCTGGAGGTTTATAAATGATATAAAAGGTTATCCTTCAGATATTTCAGAGATAATGAAAATGATTAAAGATGATAGGTTATCAATTAATTTTAAACATATGAATTTAGATAAACTTATAAAAGAGATTGATTTTGCATCTAATCGTATTTCTATTAGCATGATTATCTCAGCTCTTATTATTGGTTCTTCAATGATAATTCAATCTGAAATTGAACCTCTTTTTAGGGGGGTTCCGATTTTAGGATTTATTGGTTATTCTATGGCAGGCATAATGGGAATATGGCTTGTGATTTCTATTTTAAGATCAGGTAGATTCTAACTCTGATATAGAATATCAGAGTTTTTTTAATAGGAGAATATTTGAGCTGTGGCTAATTATATAATTGGACTTATTGTTTATAATGGTATATAATATTAATGTTGAAAATTAATTAAAGGAGGATTTATAATGAATATTGAGGAGTTTATCAGGGAGATACCAGATTTTCCTAAAGAGGGGATTTTGTTTAAGGATATTACTCCTATTCTGCATAACCCTGAAACTTATAATTATGTTATTGACAAGATGGTTGAATATTATTCTGATTTTGAAATAGATTATGTTGCTGCTATCGAAGCCAGAGGTTTTTTGTTTGGGCCTCAGATAGCAATGAGATTAAATAAAGGGTTTATTCCTATTAGAAAGCCTGGGAAATTACCTGCTGAGGTTATTTCAGCTGAATATGAATTAGAATATGGTACTAATACTATTGAAATTCATAAAGATGCAGTAAAACCAGGTGATAAAATATTATTAATTGATGATTTATTAGCTACTGGTGGAACTACTAGAGCAGCTATTAATCTAATAGAAAAACTTGAAGGTGAAGTTGTAGGGATTGGCTTCTTATTAGAATTATTAGCATTAGAAGGTAGAGCTGAATTAAAGGGGTATGATATTTACTCATTAATCAGTGATTAAATCGGTTTTTTTAAAATAGGAGAATTTTTATGGATCTTAAAAAGATAATCAAAAAAATAAATACTTATATGGAAGATCCAGATATTAATAGATTGGAAAAGGCTTTCGAACTTTGTCATTCTGCTCACAAGGGTCAATACCGTGTTTCTGGAGAACCTTACTATGAACATCCTCTTGGGGTTGCTTATATTTTATCTGAGCTTGAGTTAGATTTGACGACTATTATAGGAGCTCTTTTGCATGATGTTTTAGAGGATACTGAGATTAAAAGAGAGTATATTGTTAAAGAATTTAGTGAAGAGGTTGCACTTTTAGTAGATGGGGTAACTAAACTTACTAAGTTAGAATTTAAAACTAAAGAAGAACAGCAGGCAGAAAGTTTACGTAAAATGTTCCTGGCTATGGCTGATGATATTCGAGTTGTTTTGATTAAATTAGCTGATAGACTTCATAATATGAGAACATTAGGCTATATGAAGAAGTATAAACAGGTTGAAAAAGCTGAAGAAACTCTTGAAATTTATGCCCCTTTAGCTCATAGACTTGGTATGTCTAGAATCAAGTGGGAGCTTGAGGATTTGAGTTTTAGATATTTAAAACCTGATATGTATTATGAAATTTCAAGAAAAGTTGCTGCAAATAGAAAACAAAGAGAACAGGAAATTAAGAAAGCAATTTCTCATATAAATGATAAATTATCTGAACAGGAAATAGATGCTGAAATTTATGGAAGACCGAAACATCTATACAGTATTTATCAAAAGATGGAAAGGAAAGAAGTTGACTTTAGTGAAGTATATGATCTCACTGCTATCAGAGTGATAGTTAATTCAGTAAGGGAATGTTATGAAGTTTTAGGTGTTATTCATGACTTATGGAAACCTATGCCAGGCAGATTTAAAGATTATATTGCAATGCCTAAATCAAATATGTATCAATCACTTCATACAACAGTAATTGGGCCGAAAGGAGATCCCCTGGAGGTTCAGATTAGGACTCCTGAGATGCATAGAACAGCAGAATACGGTATTGCAGCTCACTGGAGGTATAAAGAAGGGGATAATGACAATGAAGAGTTTGAAGAAAAACTATCCTGGTTAAGACAGCTGCTAGAATGGCAAAAAGATCTACAGGAACCTCATGAATTTATTGAGACATTAAAGATTGATTTATTTGAGGATGAAGTATTTGTTTTTACTCCTCAGGGTGATGTTGTTTCACTTCCAAGAGGAGGTACTCCTGTTGATTTTGCATATAACATTCATACAGAAGTAGGTCATAATTGTGTAGGAGCTAAAGTGAATGGCAAAATAGTTCCTTTAGAATATAAGTTAGATAACGGTGATTTTGTTGAAATATTAACTTCAAATAGCAGTACAGGACCAACAAGGGATTGGTTAAACTTTGTAAAAACCTCAAGAGCTAGAAGTAAAATAAAACGCTGGTTCAAACAGCAACAAAAAGAGCAGATTGTTGCAAATGGAAAGAAGACATTATTTGATTATCTTGATAAAGAAAAAGTAGAGATTCCTGATTCAGAGAGAAATAAGATTATAAAAGATCTTGCAAAAAGTTTAGGGAGAGATAATCCAGAATCTTTATATGAGGCAATTGGTTATGATCAAATAGCTTTAAAACAGGTGCTAAAACAATTACCTGATAAATATAAGCAAAAAGATGAATTACAGGATTTAATTACAACTCCTAAAAAGAAAAGTCCTGATAAAGGCATTCAGGTTAAAGAAATGGATGATATATTAGTAAGGGTTGCACAGTGTTGTAATCCAGTTCCTGGAGATGATATAATTGGTTATATAACAAGGGGGCGAGGTGTATCTGTTCATAGATCCGATTGTCCAAATCTTAAGAGTTTAGATAATGAAGATAGGTTTATTGAGGTAAGATGGAATAATCAGAGATCTGATTCATATCAAGTAGATTTAGTTATTAAAGCTGTTAATAAATCTGCATTATTAAATGATATTACAAGTTTAATATCCAATGAGAAAATAGAATTGCATTCAGTTATAGCTAATAGTAATAAGTATAATCAAGCATATGTGAAAATAACTGTTGAATTAAGTAGTAGAGAGCATATGAATGATCTCATAAGAAAAATAGAGAATATATCTGGTGTTTTATCGGTTAGTAGGGCAAAACCTAGTTGATTTTAAAATATACAGGAGGTAATTTATGAGGGCTGTTGTTCAGAGAGTACTTGAATCTAAAGTAGAAGTTGATAATGAGATAATTGGATCGATTAATGAGGGTTTATGCATTTTACTGGGTGTAGGAGAAGAAGATAGCAAAGATGATGTAGATTATCTTGTTGATAAGATTGTTAATTTAAGAGTGTTTGATGATAAAGAAGGAAAGATGAATTTGTCAGCAAAAGATCTAGATAAAGAGATTTTAATAGTTTCTCAATTCACTCTTTTTGGCGATTGCAGGTCAGGCAGAAGGCCAGGTTACAGTCAGGCAGCTTCCCCAGAGAAGGCAGAAAAACTATATAATTACTTTATAAATAAGGTTAAAGAGACTGGGCTTGATTATGCCCATGGTGAATTTAAAGCTTATATGAATTTGACTTTAAATAATGATGGTCCAGTGACTTTATTGCTAGATAGTAAAAAAGAGTTTTAGATTAATTTGCTGGGGGTGATTTAAAAATCGATTATATAAGATTTGCTTTTAATATGAATTCAGTAAATGGTTATTTGATCTGGGATTTAAATGAAGCTATTGTTATTGATCCTGGTTCTAAAAAAGAAGTTTTTGAAATAAAAAATAAAATTGAAGAATTTGATTTAAATTTAAAATATATCATTAATACCCATAGTCACTTTGATCATATTGGGGGAAATGAATTTTTAAAAAATAACTTTAATGTAAAATTAGGAATTAGGAGTAAGGAAGCAGAAAACCTTTCTGACCCAGAAAAGAATTTATCAAAATATATGGGAATTGAAATCATAAGCCCAAGTGCTGACTTTTTTCTTGAATCAAAGGATAATTTAATTATTGGAGATAGTAAGTTTGATATAATTTATTGTCCAGGTCATAGCCCTGGGAGTATAAGTCTTTATAATGAAGATGATGGGTTATTATTTAGTGGAGATACAATTTTTAAGCATGGAGTAGGAAGAACTGATCTTCCTGGCGGCAATAAGGATAAGCTGAATAGTTCAATTAATAATTTAATTGAACTTTCAGATGATACTAAAGTATATCCTGGACATGGTCCAGAAACAACTATTAAAGAATTTAAAGAATATTATTTTTAATAGATTAATAGGAGGTATTTATATTAATGTTTAATGAATTGAGAAAAAATAGTAAATTTGTTGTTTATTTAGTTGTATTAGCTTTTGCTATAACAGGTGCTTTTATGGGTTATGGCGCTTACATGGGTGGAGGCTCAGGCGGAGGCCAGCAGCAATCAATGGACGTTGATGATGCTATTGCTTCTGTAAATGGCAATGAAATTTCACGTCAACAGTATTTTAATATGTTACAGAATTATGCTCAACAGACTGCACAGTTTTCAAGAACACAGATGTTACCATTTAGATTGAGTATTTTAAATTCTATTATTGAAGAGAGGTTATTACAACTAGAATCACAGGAGCGAGACATTAGTGTAGAGGTTGGTGAAGAAGAGGTTGAAGAGGCGATAAATCAAGTATTAGAACAGAATCAATTAAGTATGGAAGAACTTGAAGAGTTAATGGCTAATCAAGGTTTCACAATAGAAGACTTTAGGGACAGCATACGAGCATCTATTCAACAGCAAAACTTAGTGGAAGCTACTATTGAAGATATTCAAGGAGAAGTAGATGTTGATGATGATTTAGTTGATGAAAGGTTAAATGAAAATTATTCTCAGGAAGAAATTGATGAAATGTCTGAAGAAGAATTAGAATCAACTAAAAGCGAAATAAGGGATAACTTGATTGCTGAATTAGAAGAAGAAAAGTTTGAAGAATGGTTACAAGAAGCCAGAAATAATGCTGAAATTGAAATTTATGATGCTGCTTTAAGAGGTATGAGGTATTATCAGAATGATGATTATGCCAGTGCCAGAGAAAGTTTTTATGAAGCAGTTGAAATGCAGAATGACCCTGCATTATATATTTATCTAGCAGAAAGCTATTTCTATGATGGTGATTTTGATAATGCAATAGTTACAATGGAAACAGCGATGGAAGAGCATCCTGAAAGCTGGGAAGTTGCATACCATTTTGGAGAGTTGTTTAGAGAAGAAGGAGATCTTGATGAAGCTACAGAAAAATATGATCTTGCGTCAGAATATGCTGGTGATAATTTAATGGCAAGGTATCAATTAAATCTAGCTTTTAACGAATTAGGTGATGAAGAGCGTGCTTCAGAAGAAATGAATAAATTTATAGAATTACAACAGGATATGCAGGGAATGGGGACAGATGAAGCTTTACCCCCTGCCGATGAAGACGTAGAAGAGCTGGATGCTGAAGATCTTGAAGAACTTGAAGCAGAAGATCTAGAGACTGATGAAGATGTTGAAATAGAAGGCGATTTATAAAAGTAGATAGTTTATATTGAAAGGAAGGATTTATTTATGACTATTAATGCTCCCCGGGGGACAAATGATATTTTGCCCCCGGACTCTTTTAAATGGCAATATTTAGAAGAAAAAGCGAAAGAGATATGCAGAAAGTATAATTATAAAGAGATAAGAACTCCAATATTTGAATCTACGGATCTATTTATTCGAGGAATTGGAGAGTCGACTGATATTGTTGAGAAAGAGATGTATACTTTTAAAGATAAAGGTGGAAGAAGTATTACTTTAAGACCAGAGGGTACTGCTCCTGTAGTAAGGTCTTTTATTGAAAATAAGCTTTATGGTAAGGCTTTACCTTTTAAGTTTTTTTATTCAGGGCCAATGTTCAGATATGAGCGGCCACAGGCTGGAAGATATAGACAATTCCACCAGTTTGGGGTTGAAGTATTAGGGAGCGATAATCCTTTAGTTGATGTTGAGATTATTAAATTAGGTATTGACTTTTTAAAAGAAGTTGGATTATCTGATTTTTTCGTTGAAATAAACTCTGTTGGATGTAAAGAATGTCGACCACCTTATTTGGAAAAATTAAAAAATTATTTTTCTGAAGTTAATCAAGAGTTATGTGGTGATTGTAAAAGAAGAATTGAAACTAATCCTTTAAGGGTACTTGATTGTAAAGTCGAAAGTTGTCAGGAGATTATTAAAGACGCCCCTAAAATAACTGATAACTTATGTGATAAATGTAAAGATGATTTTGAAAAAGTTAAAAATGGGCTGAATACTTTAAAGATTGAATATCGAGAAGTACCTACTCTTGTGAGAGGTTTAGATTATTACACAAATACAGCTTTTGAAATAAAATCAGATGAGCTTGGTTCACAGGATGCAATCTTTGCTGGTGGTCGTTATAACGGTTTAATTGAAGAAATTGGAGATAGAGATATCCCTGGAGTTGGTTTTGCTCTAGGCCTTGAGCGTTTAGAAATCTTATTAGAGGGCAAGGAATTAGATATAGAATCAGGGATTGATATTTATATTGTAACTATTGGAGAAAGTGCAGAAAGAGAAGGTTTTAAGTATTTAAATCAATTAAGAGAATCCGGGATTTCTGCTGATAAGGATTATTTTGGCCGGAGTGTTAAAAGTCAAATGAAAGATGCTGATAGAAAAAATAGTAATTACACAATTATTCTAGGTAATGAAGAACTTGAATCTGGCCAGGCTACATTAAGAAACATGAAAAGTGGAGAAGAATTTTCTGTAGTTTTAAGTGAATTATCAGAAAAGGTTAGTGATTTATTAGATAATTAGTATATGTTAGGAGTGACAAGATGGAATCCAATGTTATTGAGAAATTTAGAAGCAATAAAAATATAGAAATAAATAAAGATTTTATTGGAGAAAAAGTAGTTGTATGTGGTTGGGTACAAAAACGAAGAGATCATGGTTCATTAATATTCATAGATATTAGAGATAGAAGTGGAATAGTTCAGGCTGTATTCGATCAGTCTATATCTAAAAATGCCTTTAAGATTGCTGATGAATTACGATCTGAATATGTTATAAAAATTGAAGGTGAAGTGAGAGCAAGACCTGATGATAATATTAATCCAGAAATGTCTACAGGTGAGATTGAGCTAGAAGGTCATGATATTGAAATACTGGCTGAATCAGAAACACCACCATTTTTAATTGAAGATAATGCAGATGTTGGTGAAGATTTAAGATTAGAATATAGATATCTTGATTTAAGAAGGCCAGAAATGAAGAATGCTTTAAAAATAAAACACCTTGTAATGCAAAAAACCAGACAGTTTTTAACTGAGAGAGGTTATTGGGAAGTAGAGACTCCTATTTTAACCAGGAGTACTCCAGAAGGTGCAAGAGATTACCTGGTTCCAAGCAGAGTAAATAAAGGCAAGTTTTATGCATTACCACAATCACCTCAATTATTTAAGCAACTTTTAATGTCATCTGGAGTAGAGAAATATTTTCAGATTGCTAGATGTTTTAGGGACGAGGATCTAAGAGCTAATAGACAGCCTGAGTTTACCCAAATAGATATTGAAATGTCATTTTTCGAACAGGACAGATTTATGTCAGAGATGGAAGAGTTAGTAAGAGATATTTTTTCTATTGGTGATATTAAAGTTGATTTAAACTTCGACAGAATTACTTATAAAGAGGCCATGGATAATTATGGGAGCGATAGTCCTGATACAAGATTTGGCATGAAAATAAAAGATTTATCTGAGATATTTACTGAGAGTAAATTCAATGTATTTAGAAATATTGTAAATAGTAGTGGAACAGTTAGAGGTATTAAAGTAACTGGTGGAGCTGAATTTAGCAGAGGTCAGGTAGATAAGTTAGAAGATATCGTTAAGACTTATGGTGCAAAAGGATTAGCCTGGTTTGCATTTAACGAAGAAGAAGTAAAATCACCAATTGCTAAATTTTTATCTGAGGATGAAATTAACAGTTTAAAAGAAAAACTTGAAATAGAAAATAATGATCTTGCATTATTAGTTGCTGCTGATTATAAAACCTCAGTAACTGCACTTGGACAATTAAGGCTTCATTTAGGCAAAAAGTTAAATTTAATACCTGAAAATAAATTTGATTTTTTATGGGTTGTGGACTTTCCTTTATTTCATTACAATGATGAAGAAGATAGACTTGAATCAGAACACCATCCATTTACTGCACCTAAAGTAGAAGATATTGAGCTTTTAGATAAAGAACCACTTAATGTTAGGGCTGCAGCTTATGATATGGTTTTAAATGGTGAAGAGATTGGAGGAGGTAGTAAGAGGATACATAGAAGGAATATTCAGGAGAAAGTTTTTAGATTGTTGAATATTTCTGAAGAGGAAGCTGAAGAGAAGTTTGGCTTTTTATTAAAAGCATTAGCATATGGAACTCCTCCCCATGGTGGAGTAGCCTTTGGGTTGGATAGAATAATTATGATTTTAACTGGTAAAAACTCTATAAGAGATGTAATTGCATTTCCTAAAAATCAAAAAGCCGGTTCATTATTAACTAAAGCTCCTGGAGAAGTTAGTAAAAGCCAACTTGATGAACTAGGAATTAAATTGGATATCTAATACCCTATAAAGCTTGCATTAAAAGCATTTATGTGGTATTATAATTAAAGAAATATTAGGTTCTGCCATGTGCGTGATGGTTAAAAATTTTGACCAACACTTACACATAGGGAGCCTGGACTCTACTTGCGGCGTAAAAGCCTTAAATGGACTTACAAACCGAGTAGGAGGGCACCCACCTGGCAGACAGGGATCAAAATTTAAAATCCACACGGCATGGCGGGACTTTATTTCTACTGATTGGGATACCAATCAGTTTTTTTGTTTATTATATATAAGAATCTTTTGCATAAAGCCTTCCTTTTTGGTATTATAAATTCAGGTGAATAAAATGAGTAAAAATAATTTGAGAAATAAATTTATGATTAGAAGAGAGAATTTAAGTGATGATAAAGTTGAATGTAAGAGCCAAAAGATAATTAGCAAATTTTTAGGGTCTGATTTTTATAAGGATAATAATATGATTTTTATTTATGTCTCTTATAAAAATGAAGTTCAAACTCATGATTTGATTAAGAAAATGATTAATGATAATAAAGAGGTTTATGTTCCTCATCCAAACCCTGAAACAAAGGAGATGGAAGCAGTATTAATAAGGGATTTTAACGATTTAACTGAAGGTGCTTATGGAATTCTTGAACCACTTGACTCTAAATCCAGGATTGAACCATCTTTATTAGATGTAATTATTGTGCCTGGGCTGGTTTTTTCTTTAAAAGGTTTCAGAATTGGTTATGGTGGGGGTTTTTATGATAGGTTTTTAGAAAGAGCTAATCAAAGTAAAAGTGCCCCTTTAAAAGTAAGTTTTGCTTATAATGAATTTATTATTGATGAAGTCCCAACTAATCAGTATGATCTTCCAGTTGATTTTATTATTACTGAGAATAAAATAGTCAAATGTAAAGAACATAGGAGCTAATAAAATGGATTTATTTTCTAATAAACAGAAGAATAATGATAAAGCTAAGCCACTGGCTTATAGAATGCGTCCAGAAAATTTTTCTGAAATATATGGTCAGGAAGATATTATAGGCGAGGGTAAATTATTAAGAAGGATGATTGAGTCTGATAGGCTACAGTCATTAATATTATATGGGCCACCTGGTAGTGGTAAAACTAGTCTGGCAAAGATAATTGCTGACCATACTGATTCTGATTTTGTGAAACTTAATGCAGTTACATCAGGTGTAAAAGATTTAAGAGAAGTAATTAAAAAGGGCGAAAATAATATTAAGTTATATAATCAAAGAACGATTTTATTTATAGATGAAATTCACAGGTTTAACAAGTCTCAGCAGGATGCATTACTACCATCTGTTGAAGAAGGTATAATTATTATGATAGGTGCAACAACCGAGAACCCTTATTTTGAAGTTAATTCTCCCTTATTATCAAGAAGCAGGGTCTTTAAATTAGAATCTTTGAAAAAAGAAGATATTAAAAAAATTATAAAACAGGCTTTAAAAGATAATAAGAATGGTTTAGGTGAGTATAAGATAAATATTGATGAAGAAGCAATTGATTTTTTGGCAGACAGGGCAAATGGAGACGCCAGGGTAGCTTTGAATGGTCTTGAAATAGCTGTTTTTTCTACTTCAACAGATAGTAAAGGTGAAATAGTTCTAGATAAA encodes:
- the dtd gene encoding D-aminoacyl-tRNA deacylase: MRAVVQRVLESKVEVDNEIIGSINEGLCILLGVGEEDSKDDVDYLVDKIVNLRVFDDKEGKMNLSAKDLDKEILIVSQFTLFGDCRSGRRPGYSQAASPEKAEKLYNYFINKVKETGLDYAHGEFKAYMNLTLNNDGPVTLLLDSKKEF
- a CDS encoding MBL fold metallo-hydrolase — protein: MNSVNGYLIWDLNEAIVIDPGSKKEVFEIKNKIEEFDLNLKYIINTHSHFDHIGGNEFLKNNFNVKLGIRSKEAENLSDPEKNLSKYMGIEIISPSADFFLESKDNLIIGDSKFDIIYCPGHSPGSISLYNEDDGLLFSGDTIFKHGVGRTDLPGGNKDKLNSSINNLIELSDDTKVYPGHGPETTIKEFKEYYF
- the hisS gene encoding histidine--tRNA ligase; translation: MTINAPRGTNDILPPDSFKWQYLEEKAKEICRKYNYKEIRTPIFESTDLFIRGIGESTDIVEKEMYTFKDKGGRSITLRPEGTAPVVRSFIENKLYGKALPFKFFYSGPMFRYERPQAGRYRQFHQFGVEVLGSDNPLVDVEIIKLGIDFLKEVGLSDFFVEINSVGCKECRPPYLEKLKNYFSEVNQELCGDCKRRIETNPLRVLDCKVESCQEIIKDAPKITDNLCDKCKDDFEKVKNGLNTLKIEYREVPTLVRGLDYYTNTAFEIKSDELGSQDAIFAGGRYNGLIEEIGDRDIPGVGFALGLERLEILLEGKELDIESGIDIYIVTIGESAEREGFKYLNQLRESGISADKDYFGRSVKSQMKDADRKNSNYTIILGNEELESGQATLRNMKSGEEFSVVLSELSEKVSDLLDN
- a CDS encoding SurA N-terminal domain-containing protein translates to MFNELRKNSKFVVYLVVLAFAITGAFMGYGAYMGGGSGGGQQQSMDVDDAIASVNGNEISRQQYFNMLQNYAQQTAQFSRTQMLPFRLSILNSIIEERLLQLESQERDISVEVGEEEVEEAINQVLEQNQLSMEELEELMANQGFTIEDFRDSIRASIQQQNLVEATIEDIQGEVDVDDDLVDERLNENYSQEEIDEMSEEELESTKSEIRDNLIAELEEEKFEEWLQEARNNAEIEIYDAALRGMRYYQNDDYASARESFYEAVEMQNDPALYIYLAESYFYDGDFDNAIVTMETAMEEHPESWEVAYHFGELFREEGDLDEATEKYDLASEYAGDNLMARYQLNLAFNELGDEERASEEMNKFIELQQDMQGMGTDEALPPADEDVEELDAEDLEELEAEDLETDEDVEIEGDL
- a CDS encoding RelA/SpoT family protein, whose translation is MDLKKIIKKINTYMEDPDINRLEKAFELCHSAHKGQYRVSGEPYYEHPLGVAYILSELELDLTTIIGALLHDVLEDTEIKREYIVKEFSEEVALLVDGVTKLTKLEFKTKEEQQAESLRKMFLAMADDIRVVLIKLADRLHNMRTLGYMKKYKQVEKAEETLEIYAPLAHRLGMSRIKWELEDLSFRYLKPDMYYEISRKVAANRKQREQEIKKAISHINDKLSEQEIDAEIYGRPKHLYSIYQKMERKEVDFSEVYDLTAIRVIVNSVRECYEVLGVIHDLWKPMPGRFKDYIAMPKSNMYQSLHTTVIGPKGDPLEVQIRTPEMHRTAEYGIAAHWRYKEGDNDNEEFEEKLSWLRQLLEWQKDLQEPHEFIETLKIDLFEDEVFVFTPQGDVVSLPRGGTPVDFAYNIHTEVGHNCVGAKVNGKIVPLEYKLDNGDFVEILTSNSSTGPTRDWLNFVKTSRARSKIKRWFKQQQKEQIVANGKKTLFDYLDKEKVEIPDSERNKIIKDLAKSLGRDNPESLYEAIGYDQIALKQVLKQLPDKYKQKDELQDLITTPKKKSPDKGIQVKEMDDILVRVAQCCNPVPGDDIIGYITRGRGVSVHRSDCPNLKSLDNEDRFIEVRWNNQRSDSYQVDLVIKAVNKSALLNDITSLISNEKIELHSVIANSNKYNQAYVKITVELSSREHMNDLIRKIENISGVLSVSRAKPS